The genomic DNA TTAATGCGTAAGAATTCCGAATTCGCTAAGTAACCGGCGTTAATGGTCAAATTTTTATAATTCTCTCCGGTTAAAACCGGAAGAACGGATTTGAGAGAAGTCGTGCCGTCCTGGTCCGGATGATAATAATCAAAATCCCAGAATGGAAGGGCTAAGTCCAGAAAGTCCGATTCAATGGATTCAAACCAGTTTCGGAATTCAGGAAAAACATGTACCGACTCTTTCAGACAACGTTTTTCGAACGTATCGTTGAACGCTAAGATCGTACCTCCGGCGCTGATCCTTTCTGAGAGGCACTGCAAAATACCCAATCTCGGATCGGTAATATTATCGTCGATGTACGAAAATTCCTCGGGTTCTTCCCTTAAATTACCGCGAAGCACATGAAGAGAAAATAGGAACGGGATATGTTGAAAGGGATTTGATTTATGATAAATCGGTACAGGCGGGTTAATAGTTTCGAAATCCAAGAAATACAGCGGAAATCGTAGCTTATCCATAAATCGGAGAAGATTCTCCTTATTAAGATATTCTGTTCCGTTTTTTACGGCATTAATTTGGATTTTTTGTCTGGCGGTAAATTCATCGTAGTCGGTGATTTCAGAAAGATTTCGAATTCCTGCTTCCCACAAACGAAGGGTTTCCTCTTTTCCTTCTCTTAACGAGAATAAATCTCCTGGACGGGAATCGGATAGACAATTGTCCGGATAATGACAGCTTCGAGGATGCTCGCAGGATTTCACATTTGCCCTCGATGGAAGAGAAATCTCTTCTAGGACTTCCAGCATTCTAAAAGCGCGCTCCCTAGTATTTGGAAGGGAAGCCAGCGATTCCTTACTAACATCCTTGCGGATAAAGAGAGCGTTCGGATCGACATCTCCGCCTTGATATAAATACTTAGAATTCAAAAATAATAATGTAGTTTGAACGACGGGAAAGCCTGCTTCCTCCATGACCATTCTTAAAAAAGATAATTCTTGCGAGTAAGACTTCTTCATCGAGGAGGAAGCCTTAACCACGACGATCTCCCAACCGTTCGGCCTCGGGAGAAGAAAGTCGGCTCGAAAATCGAAAAAGTCGGTTTGAAATGCGGCCCCGCGAACGGCTTCGTTTTTGGCCAACATCGCTCTAGTTGTACGATCGTTGTATCTGGCGTGAATTGCCTCGGGGTAAAATCGATTTGCGATCTCTCGTAAGATCGATTTTTGCTTAGGGGAAATATACTGATTCTGAGCCTCGACGGATTTTGCTGTAGGATCTTTGACCTGAATCCAAAGTTTCAATTCGCAATGGAGTCCGGCTTGGTATGCCGATCTCCCTAAGCGCGGAAGCCCCTCCTCTCTATATGGAGCTAGAACTTGGAATAGTAATTTTCTGCGGATATTATCAGGAAAGAGAAAGGAGAACCGCCTCGCAGCGGTTCTCACAAATCTTGGAAAACTAACCCGGAAGAGCCTCAGGTTCGTAACCTTATCGTCGCGGAATTATCGCGACGGGCTTGGTTTAAGCCAAAAGGACCTTAATGTCTTTCGGACTAGAGGCGCTGTAAATTTTGTTTTCGGAAGATTCCAAATTAGCCTGGGTTAATTTCTGAGAAACTACGCTAGGTCCGAAATCTATTCCCACTAATTTAGGAGTCTTTGCGAAAGTCGACATCGCTTTATTCCAATGTAGAGCTTTAATCAGAACTTCTCTGAACAAAGGAAGTGCGACGTCCGACTCGTTCTGAAAATTTCGTCCGTCGAAAATCGAGAAGACCGGAATTTTCAAATCGGATCCTTTATAAGCGAAACCGATTCTTTCCATGTCCTTCGGAACGGAATTTTCGGTGCTTTCCATTAGCGGGCAATGAAAAGGAGCAGTCGTTCTGAGATATACGAATTTAACTTTTCTTTCGTCCATCTCGGCCTTATATTTTTTGCGGAATAAAAGAAGCTTATCCGGATCCCCCGAAATGATGTTCGAATCGGGAGTGTTGTAAAGAGAAACGTAAAGCGCTTTCAATCCGGAGAGTCCTAACTCGGAGTTGATCGTTTTTACTCTCTCATCCAGTTCGGTCGGGGAATATCCGATTACAGCAACCATCGGAGACGGTTGCTTATCACCGATCTCTTCATTGCCTTTTAGCAAATCTTCCGTCGGGCTGAATATGCCGTATTGCTCTTGGGCACGGTATCCAAGATACAGAACGAACTTCAGAAATTTTGAAAATTCTTTGTAAAACTCAGAACCTTCTTTGCCGAGCGCAATCAATACCGCCGGGATGACGCCTTGGCTATGCCCTGTCGAACCGATTGCATTCGATATCAATTCGGATGTTGGAAATCCTTTATGAGTCAAGGAGACGTAATTTCCGACTTGGGTAAGGAAGATTCCGACGATGGAGACGGTGGCGCTGCAAAGGTAACTTTCGTCAGGAGCCGATTCCGGATTCTTTAGCCAGGATTCGAAGTCATAGCCTTGAGGAATGTATTTTTTATCGAGATGGGGAAGTTCTTCCGCAAGACATTTAAAGGCGTTATCGAAGAATTCCTTTAGGGACGGGTCCGATTCATAGAGCTTCGAGAGTTCTTTTAACCAAGGAGATCCTTGTCCTCCGAATTGAAGGAATAGTCGGTTGCCTTGTGCTTTGGCTTCGTTTAGGAAGTTTGCTATTGCCATGGAATGCCTTATACTGTAGTCGTTAAAGGATGCTTTCCTTCCAAGCCTGGGTTTCGCAATTCTTTTTTCCTCTTGTTTTAAATCGATGGGAATGTTTAAGGAGAACGATCGTTCCAGTCCTCTTGATTGCAATTTCATATCGACTTGGCATTAATTCATAATAGCCTATTATGCCGGAAAATGATTGACCCCCATTCCTCGGTGTGAGGTATTCTTCTCCAAACCCTTCTATAAAGAAATTTCTCCAATCTCCGGTATTTCCGGAAAAGAAAGCAGTATGATAAAAGTAAGGAACCTTTCCAAATTCTACGGAAAGAAACTGGCCATTGACCGGTTGAACTTTGAGCTGAAAGAGGGCGAGATCGTCGGCCTTCTCGGCTTGAACGGAGCCGGAAAAACTACGACCATTCGAATTTTAACGGGATACCTAATCGCAACCGATGGAATCTGCGAGCTAGACGGTTTGAATACCTTTGAACACCCTCTTCAGGTGAAGAGAAAAATCGGTTATCTTCCTGAAACTCCTCCCCTCTATCCCGAACTGACGGTATCGGAATACCTTGTCTTTGTTTCACGCATCAAACAAATCGATGAAGAGAACATTCAATCCGAGCTCGAAAGAGTCTGTTCGTTAACCGACCTTTCCAATGTAAAAGATAAAGTGATCGAAACTCTTTCACTCGGATTTAAAAAACGCGTCGGCATTGCGCAGGCCATCTTGGGAAATCCCGAAGTCATCATCATGGATGAACCGATCTCCGGTCTGGATCCGAAACAAATCGTCGAAATCCGAAGCTTGATTCAAAGCTTGCAGGAAAAACACACGATTTTGCTTTCGAGTCATATTCTTCCCGAAGTTTATAAAACGTGTAATCGGTTCCTATTTCTCCATAATGGAAGAATCGTATATCAATGCGATCGATCGGAGTTGGAAAAAGAAATGGAAAATCTATCCGGTTTGGAAGTAACACTTTCAGGCAAGCCTAAAGCGGAAATCGAAGCGTATCTAACCGGGATTTCGAATAAGGTCGGAGCTACGATCCGTTTTGTCGGAGAGGAGCAGCAAGGGATTACTTTTCTAGTAAATACCGGATCGGAAAGAAAGTTCAAAGAAGAACTTTATCTCGGAATTAATTCGTCGGGAATCCTGCCTGAATATATACGTAAGCAGGACGTGACCCTGGAACAAATCTTTATGAACAAAGTTTAAGGGACAATATTGATGTTTCGTAATATAAAATGGATTTTTTGGAAGGAAGTGAGGGTGTTCTTCGGAACCTACCTTGCTCCTTTAGTGTTGGGTGGTACGGCGTTCCTAAATTCCCTTTTTGTCCTAATACTTAATTTTAATTCGGGGACGAATTACGCGGAGACGACGGTCGTAACGTTCATTTCCTTTATGAGCACGATCTTAATCGCAATGCTGATCGTTTCCATGGGATCGATTACGGAAGAAAGAAATCGAGGAACTCTAGAGTTACTCTTTACAGCCCCCGTAACGGACTTAGAAATCGTAGTCGGAAAGTTTTTATTCGGCGCCTTCGTTTGTTTGATCGTTTCGGTTTTGGTGGACGGACTCTTTCCTTTATTCTTATATTTCTTTTGGAAAGCTCCTTTGTATATCGTTGTATCCGGAACTATCGGAGTTTTTTTGCTCGGGTTGTTTACGTTTGCAGTGGGCTTATTCGGTTCAAGTTTAGGAAAGAATCAGATGATATCGATGCTGATTTCCATTATGATTCTACTAACGCTTTGGGTAATCGGATTTTTCTCGTATCTCTTTGATGCGGTTACGAGGAAAGTTTTATTTCATTTGCACATTTTCTCCCATTTTATCGGATTTTCGAAAGGAGTACTTCCTTTGAATAGCATCGTTTTCTTTTTGAGCGGAACGATATTCTTTTTATATTTAACCGTCAAGGTTCTCGAATCTAGGAGGTGGAGAGGATGAAGAACGAATTACTTCGCCGAATTCTTTCCTGGGGATCCATCCTAGGCCTGCTTCTTTTCTTCCCGATTTATGACAGCTTGATTTCACTCGGTTCCAAATTGGGTTTTTCCTTAGGAGTCCTCGCACTATTCATCGCGGCAGGAAGTGTTTCTTTTTTAATTCCGAAGAAAGATGAAAAGGATACGAATCAGCTGGTTTCTTCCGGATTGGGCATCGGCGCACTAGGAATTTATTTCTTACGATCTTATTTGGAAGACTTTGCTCTCCAGAAAGGAGGCGCCGCTCCCGTCTGGATCTCTTCTGTCAGGGAATTCCTATTAGTGCTTTTGGTTCTTTTCGTTCTCGGAAGTTTTTTTCTAGGCTTATTAAGGG from Leptospira fainei serovar Hurstbridge str. BUT 6 includes the following:
- a CDS encoding ABC transporter permease, with amino-acid sequence MFRNIKWIFWKEVRVFFGTYLAPLVLGGTAFLNSLFVLILNFNSGTNYAETTVVTFISFMSTILIAMLIVSMGSITEERNRGTLELLFTAPVTDLEIVVGKFLFGAFVCLIVSVLVDGLFPLFLYFFWKAPLYIVVSGTIGVFLLGLFTFAVGLFGSSLGKNQMISMLISIMILLTLWVIGFFSYLFDAVTRKVLFHLHIFSHFIGFSKGVLPLNSIVFFLSGTIFFLYLTVKVLESRRWRG
- a CDS encoding ABC transporter ATP-binding protein, which gives rise to MIKVRNLSKFYGKKLAIDRLNFELKEGEIVGLLGLNGAGKTTTIRILTGYLIATDGICELDGLNTFEHPLQVKRKIGYLPETPPLYPELTVSEYLVFVSRIKQIDEENIQSELERVCSLTDLSNVKDKVIETLSLGFKKRVGIAQAILGNPEVIIMDEPISGLDPKQIVEIRSLIQSLQEKHTILLSSHILPEVYKTCNRFLFLHNGRIVYQCDRSELEKEMENLSGLEVTLSGKPKAEIEAYLTGISNKVGATIRFVGEEQQGITFLVNTGSERKFKEELYLGINSSGILPEYIRKQDVTLEQIFMNKV
- a CDS encoding DUF2779 domain-containing protein, whose amino-acid sequence is MRTAARRFSFLFPDNIRRKLLFQVLAPYREEGLPRLGRSAYQAGLHCELKLWIQVKDPTAKSVEAQNQYISPKQKSILREIANRFYPEAIHARYNDRTTRAMLAKNEAVRGAAFQTDFFDFRADFLLPRPNGWEIVVVKASSSMKKSYSQELSFLRMVMEEAGFPVVQTTLLFLNSKYLYQGGDVDPNALFIRKDVSKESLASLPNTRERAFRMLEVLEEISLPSRANVKSCEHPRSCHYPDNCLSDSRPGDLFSLREGKEETLRLWEAGIRNLSEITDYDEFTARQKIQINAVKNGTEYLNKENLLRFMDKLRFPLYFLDFETINPPVPIYHKSNPFQHIPFLFSLHVLRGNLREEPEEFSYIDDNITDPRLGILQCLSERISAGGTILAFNDTFEKRCLKESVHVFPEFRNWFESIESDFLDLALPFWDFDYYHPDQDGTTSLKSVLPVLTGENYKNLTINAGYLANSEFLRIKTETVSEEERKRVQSDLKKYCRMDTYALVLILRKLSEKLNWVPKL
- a CDS encoding ACP S-malonyltransferase, which gives rise to MAIANFLNEAKAQGNRLFLQFGGQGSPWLKELSKLYESDPSLKEFFDNAFKCLAEELPHLDKKYIPQGYDFESWLKNPESAPDESYLCSATVSIVGIFLTQVGNYVSLTHKGFPTSELISNAIGSTGHSQGVIPAVLIALGKEGSEFYKEFSKFLKFVLYLGYRAQEQYGIFSPTEDLLKGNEEIGDKQPSPMVAVIGYSPTELDERVKTINSELGLSGLKALYVSLYNTPDSNIISGDPDKLLLFRKKYKAEMDERKVKFVYLRTTAPFHCPLMESTENSVPKDMERIGFAYKGSDLKIPVFSIFDGRNFQNESDVALPLFREVLIKALHWNKAMSTFAKTPKLVGIDFGPSVVSQKLTQANLESSENKIYSASSPKDIKVLLA